One window from the genome of Moorena sp. SIOASIH encodes:
- a CDS encoding PilT/PilU family type 4a pilus ATPase, with protein MKNTNSGVGVQIDQDPQTLPSPLKPVVELNSNLSHSPSIEQIVAEAHGHKASDIHIRVGQVPRFRIRGKMYVAKRHTKVTLEVFEAYLNEILTPAQRKQFAETKELDTAIFYPGLVRCRVNCFDSLNGGAIVLRLISLDVPSIDDLTLPQVFKKIVSKGQGIILITGPTGSGKSTTLAAMIRHLNETEYKHIVTIEDPVEYVHRSRKCLISQREVGLHTHEFHHALRSVLREDPDVILIGEMRDRITVDTALQAAQTGHLVLGTLHTRNAISSINRLLTLYNPDEQSAIRIQIAESLLAVIAQLLVPTVDKGRIAVHDILINTPTVQDYLLKGEDGDVFRLMETETIEGMQVMNQALYNYLIDEKITATEALKVSPDPQTLIRQMRTGGIDASASARDWMNEA; from the coding sequence ATGAAGAACACGAATTCTGGTGTAGGAGTGCAAATTGATCAAGACCCTCAAACTTTACCATCACCACTTAAACCAGTAGTAGAACTTAACTCGAACCTTAGCCATTCCCCTTCTATCGAGCAAATCGTCGCAGAGGCTCATGGTCACAAAGCTTCTGACATTCATATTCGAGTGGGACAAGTCCCCAGATTTAGGATTCGGGGCAAGATGTATGTGGCTAAACGTCATACCAAGGTGACACTGGAAGTCTTTGAGGCATACCTCAATGAGATTCTCACTCCGGCTCAGAGGAAGCAGTTTGCTGAAACCAAAGAACTGGATACGGCAATTTTTTACCCTGGCTTAGTGCGCTGTCGGGTGAATTGTTTTGACTCCCTAAACGGGGGAGCAATTGTGCTGCGATTAATCAGCCTTGATGTTCCTTCAATCGATGATTTAACTCTACCGCAAGTTTTCAAAAAAATAGTTAGCAAGGGTCAGGGAATTATTTTAATTACCGGTCCGACAGGATCAGGTAAATCAACGACTCTTGCGGCGATGATTCGCCATCTCAATGAAACAGAGTACAAACATATTGTTACCATTGAAGACCCGGTTGAATATGTCCACCGCTCCCGAAAGTGCTTGATTAGTCAGCGAGAAGTGGGATTACACACCCATGAGTTTCACCACGCTCTGCGGTCTGTGTTACGGGAGGATCCAGATGTGATTCTAATTGGGGAAATGCGCGATCGCATCACAGTTGATACTGCCCTGCAAGCTGCCCAAACCGGTCATCTGGTCTTGGGTACTCTACACACTCGCAATGCCATCAGCAGTATTAACCGTCTGTTGACTCTCTACAATCCTGATGAACAGTCAGCGATCCGCATCCAGATTGCTGAGTCCCTCTTGGCAGTTATTGCCCAACTCTTAGTACCAACCGTCGATAAGGGTCGGATTGCGGTTCATGACATTTTAATCAATACCCCAACTGTACAGGATTACTTGCTTAAGGGAGAAGATGGGGATGTGTTCCGACTGATGGAAACTGAAACCATTGAAGGAATGCAAGTTATGAATCAGGCTCTCTACAACTACCTAATTGATGAAAAAATCACAGCCACCGAAGCCCTTAAAGTGTCTCCTGATCCCCAGACTTTGATACGCCAGATGCGCACTGGTGGTATAGATGCTTCCGCCTCGGCTCGCGATTGGATGAATGAAGCTTGA
- the typA gene encoding translational GTPase TypA yields the protein MTLPIRNVAIIAHVDHGKTTLVDALLKQSGIFREGEDVPDCVMDSNDLERERGITILSKNTAVRYKDILINIVDTPGHADFGGEVERVLGMVDGCILIVDANEGPMPQTRFVLKKALEKGLRPIVVVNKIDRPQADPYGAIDKVLDLFLELGADDDQCEFPYLFASGLQGYAKEDLDAEAVDMQPLFEAILHHVPPPVGDPAKPLQLQVTTLDYSEYLGRIVIGRIHNGTIKASQQAALVKDTGNIVQAKVTKLMGFEGLKRVDLQEASAGYIVAVAGFADANIGETITCPNEPQALPLIKVDEPTLQMTFCVNDSPFAGKEGDFVTSRQIRDRLFRELETNVALRVEPTDSPDKFLVSGRGELHLGILIETMRRQGYEFQVSQPQVIYREINGQPCEPFEYLVLDVPEEAVGSCIERLGQRKGEMQDMQVGANGRTQIDFVIPARGLVGFRGDFLRLTKGEGIMNHSFLEYRPMTGELETRRNGVIVAFEEGMATFYALKNGEDRGVFFIKPGTKVYKNMIIGEHNRPQDLDLNVCKTKQLTNHRSATGDELVQLQAPVEMSLERALEYIGPDELVEITPQSVRLRKLSKKKLAKQGKR from the coding sequence ATGACTCTCCCAATTCGCAACGTTGCTATTATCGCTCACGTCGATCACGGCAAAACTACCCTAGTTGACGCTCTACTCAAACAATCCGGTATCTTCCGCGAAGGGGAAGACGTTCCAGACTGCGTCATGGACTCCAACGATTTAGAGCGGGAGCGGGGTATTACTATTCTTTCTAAGAATACCGCCGTTCGCTACAAGGACATATTAATTAATATTGTTGATACTCCCGGTCACGCTGACTTTGGTGGAGAAGTAGAGCGGGTATTGGGTATGGTGGATGGCTGCATCCTAATTGTGGATGCTAATGAAGGACCAATGCCTCAAACCCGATTTGTCCTGAAAAAAGCTCTGGAAAAAGGACTGCGCCCGATTGTAGTGGTCAATAAAATTGACCGACCCCAAGCGGACCCTTATGGTGCCATCGACAAAGTGCTGGATCTGTTCCTAGAATTAGGAGCAGACGATGACCAGTGTGAGTTTCCCTACCTATTTGCCTCCGGTCTACAAGGCTACGCCAAAGAAGATTTGGATGCAGAAGCGGTAGATATGCAACCACTGTTTGAAGCGATTTTGCATCATGTCCCCCCACCAGTAGGAGACCCTGCCAAGCCGCTACAACTACAAGTCACCACCTTGGACTATTCCGAGTACCTAGGTCGCATTGTGATTGGCAGAATTCACAACGGAACCATTAAGGCCAGTCAACAAGCTGCTTTAGTTAAGGATACTGGGAACATAGTTCAGGCAAAAGTTACCAAGTTGATGGGATTTGAAGGACTCAAGCGAGTTGACCTACAAGAAGCATCAGCCGGTTATATCGTGGCGGTAGCTGGGTTTGCTGATGCCAATATTGGTGAAACCATTACTTGTCCCAATGAACCCCAAGCCTTACCCCTAATTAAGGTAGATGAGCCTACCTTGCAAATGACCTTCTGCGTGAATGATTCGCCCTTTGCCGGTAAGGAAGGGGACTTTGTAACGTCGCGACAAATACGCGATCGCTTATTCCGAGAATTAGAAACAAACGTAGCACTACGGGTAGAACCCACTGACTCCCCCGATAAATTCCTAGTATCTGGTCGTGGAGAGCTACACCTTGGTATTCTGATCGAAACCATGCGTCGCCAAGGATATGAGTTCCAAGTTTCCCAACCCCAAGTCATCTACCGGGAAATCAATGGTCAACCTTGCGAACCGTTTGAATATCTAGTGCTAGATGTACCAGAAGAAGCGGTGGGTAGCTGTATCGAGCGTTTAGGACAGCGCAAAGGCGAAATGCAAGATATGCAAGTGGGTGCCAATGGTCGCACCCAAATCGACTTTGTGATTCCTGCCCGTGGCTTAGTCGGTTTCCGGGGGGACTTCCTTCGCCTGACCAAAGGTGAAGGTATCATGAATCATAGCTTCCTAGAATATCGTCCCATGACTGGGGAATTAGAAACTCGTCGCAATGGAGTAATTGTGGCCTTTGAAGAAGGGATGGCTACCTTCTATGCCCTGAAAAATGGAGAAGACCGTGGTGTATTCTTTATTAAACCAGGCACCAAGGTTTACAAAAACATGATTATTGGGGAACACAATCGTCCTCAGGATTTAGATCTCAATGTCTGTAAAACGAAGCAGTTAACTAACCATCGTTCCGCCACTGGGGATGAATTAGTCCAGTTACAAGCCCCAGTGGAGATGAGTTTGGAACGGGCTTTGGAGTATATTGGACCCGATGAACTGGTGGAGATTACACCTCAGTCAGTTCGTTTGCGGAAGCTGTCTAAGAAGAAGTTGGCGAAGCAAGGTAAAAGGTAA
- a CDS encoding peptidoglycan-binding domain-containing protein, whose translation MPLASCLLKQDLCLQPRYKRYMPDPSTLLLLAYSHCKNATASLDYSDSIICTPTQKPNQSPRLGKPSKSITAPEAIAFAQNSRFSNLKTLQGRSSQGINLPPTLRLGRKGEVVTRLQTILQQLGYYQQPVDGVYGSNTFAAVSTFQQALGLNADGIVGPITWITLQRLHSESLSAQERELIEISPNQPQTRGENQDTIIDNIISPPESPLANQSVSSTPLNSLSNQPLYLWLFGWAVVSLGGWGVIVLQINYQRLPIRLRIGKSSTKTGQPENIILPIEDSESSIYSDDLLTTISESEIDESSTPETVSETVAIEETVDQNNQDLSLGKYGLLLFTSPVVTSPNSLPIQVEESKENTAKLNLAKSSTLFLPLDQIKFKKSPPSNSETNPSLSAVLESSAEGLYSFTHPSISSVIQELTNSDLVEVEAAKGGIKPLNNFFTDLYRLAQNASLADQNHHQDTSTSQENHRQTAQKSNQADQPIPEQMKPGTVVGILSPTNPKTGEPYTYSLIDDAGGRFMLRENKLELTEQTLMDFKTDTSHTVIVRRTDSKGIYVDKSFTLRLKAENESAPPQPPVDTQKKVSTETRSLTSVSS comes from the coding sequence ATGCCTCTTGCCTCTTGCCTTTTAAAGCAAGACTTGTGTTTACAACCCAGATACAAACGCTATATGCCTGACCCCTCCACTCTCCTACTACTAGCCTACAGCCACTGCAAAAATGCCACTGCTAGTCTTGACTACAGTGACAGCATTATCTGCACGCCCACTCAGAAGCCCAACCAATCCCCTCGGCTGGGGAAACCCTCCAAGAGCATCACTGCTCCAGAAGCGATCGCATTTGCTCAAAACTCTCGATTCAGTAATCTCAAAACACTCCAGGGACGGTCTTCACAAGGGATAAATTTGCCCCCAACATTGCGTTTGGGTCGTAAAGGGGAAGTTGTCACTAGACTACAAACTATACTGCAACAGTTGGGATACTACCAACAGCCAGTGGATGGTGTATACGGTTCCAATACCTTTGCTGCTGTCTCTACATTCCAGCAAGCACTAGGGTTGAATGCGGATGGTATAGTTGGACCAATCACCTGGATAACTCTACAACGATTGCACTCAGAATCTTTATCTGCTCAAGAGAGGGAGTTGATCGAGATTTCCCCAAATCAGCCACAAACTAGAGGGGAAAACCAGGATACTATCATTGATAATATCATTTCACCACCAGAGTCTCCCTTAGCAAATCAATCTGTTAGTTCAACCCCCTTGAACTCCCTCTCCAATCAACCACTATACCTATGGTTGTTTGGCTGGGCAGTGGTATCTCTGGGAGGATGGGGAGTAATTGTGCTGCAGATAAACTATCAACGGCTCCCAATTCGGCTGAGGATAGGAAAATCCTCTACAAAAACAGGGCAACCTGAGAATATTATTTTGCCCATAGAAGATAGCGAATCAAGCATCTATTCAGATGATTTGCTAACTACCATCAGTGAGAGCGAGATAGACGAATCTTCAACCCCTGAAACAGTCTCTGAAACGGTTGCTATAGAGGAAACTGTAGACCAAAACAATCAAGACTTAAGCTTAGGTAAGTATGGTCTACTTCTGTTCACCAGCCCAGTGGTAACAAGCCCTAATAGTTTACCGATACAAGTTGAGGAGAGTAAAGAAAATACAGCTAAGCTAAACTTGGCTAAATCCTCTACTTTGTTCTTGCCCTTAGATCAGATTAAATTTAAAAAATCACCACCATCTAACAGTGAAACTAATCCATCTTTATCAGCTGTTTTGGAATCTTCTGCCGAAGGTCTCTACAGTTTTACCCACCCTTCTATATCCTCCGTTATTCAAGAATTGACCAACAGTGACTTAGTCGAAGTCGAGGCAGCTAAGGGTGGGATTAAACCTCTCAATAACTTCTTTACTGACCTGTATCGCCTTGCTCAAAACGCTAGCTTAGCTGACCAAAACCATCACCAAGATACCAGCACAAGTCAGGAAAACCATCGCCAAACAGCCCAAAAGTCTAACCAAGCTGATCAACCTATCCCTGAGCAGATGAAACCAGGAACTGTAGTTGGTATCCTATCCCCGACTAACCCAAAAACAGGAGAACCCTATACCTACTCATTAATTGATGATGCTGGCGGACGGTTTATGTTGAGGGAGAATAAACTGGAGCTTACCGAGCAAACCTTGATGGATTTCAAAACAGACACCAGCCATACCGTGATTGTCCGTCGCACTGATTCCAAAGGTATCTATGTTGATAAATCCTTTACTCTGCGTTTGAAGGCTGAGAACGAGTCAGCACCTCCTCAGCCCCCGGTTGACACCCAGAAGAAGGTCTCCACTGAAACGCGATCGCTTACCAGTGTCAGCAGTTAA